In Paenibacillus sp. J23TS9, a single genomic region encodes these proteins:
- a CDS encoding ABC transporter ATP-binding protein produces the protein MMKGELMTKSLPLQVITALEPHKPYEVVYWMSCDRSIDGEGYANTYLILSAENLFVVSNSNSGDEANVNSIAIDNIETAFIVNLVASGIMIIKEKEERVIGAFTNGQMGNAAKFVSLFTKIKKKEVISDEEVKDDQENTTCPKCGMRYPEEGRQICPKCMKRHAIFSRLLRFAGQYKLLMFFIVLFMLLNSATGLAIPYLQGTVLFDQALGNTGNFAGRIGLVILLIFAFRTISLLFGVLFSMMNARLAANVVFDLKASVFAAMQRLSLSFFQKKQTGQLMTRVSNDAQELQYFFVDGISYFIVNAMNIVGITTIMLIMDWKLTLICFIPIPFVLLLIRWVFPKLWRLSWRRHRRVSMLNAMISDTIQGTRVVKAFGKENQEIHRFQRANTSYSDSEQSFNLMSSTIFPILTIVTQFGGVLIWAFGGWKVMQGSISFGEIMTFVSYIYMLYGPLQFMNNIVNWWSSCMSAAQRIFEIQDSVSDVVEKEDAVHREQMNGDIRLSHVTFGYEPNKPILKEVSLHAKPGQMIGVVGHSGAGKSTLVNLISRLYDVTDGEIAIDGINVKDLKLDSMRKNIGIVSQEVYVFMGTISENIAYADPECSMDDIINAARIANAHDFIEKLPDGYDTIVGTGGHNLSGGERQRISIARAVLHNPKILILDEATASLDTETELQIQEALETLIQGRTTIAIAHRLSTLRNADYLLVMDAGKVVEEGTHDQLMTKQGIYHGLIQKHDEALSIRRVG, from the coding sequence ATGATGAAAGGAGAGCTCATGACCAAGAGTTTACCACTACAAGTGATTACCGCGTTAGAACCTCATAAACCATATGAGGTTGTCTACTGGATGTCGTGTGATCGAAGCATAGATGGCGAAGGTTACGCCAACACATATTTAATTTTAAGTGCGGAAAATCTGTTTGTCGTATCAAACTCAAACTCAGGGGATGAGGCGAATGTAAATTCCATTGCAATCGACAATATCGAAACCGCATTCATCGTCAATTTAGTTGCCTCCGGTATCATGATTATAAAAGAGAAAGAGGAGCGGGTCATCGGAGCATTTACGAATGGACAGATGGGGAATGCGGCCAAGTTTGTCTCGCTCTTTACGAAGATTAAAAAGAAAGAAGTCATCAGCGATGAAGAAGTAAAAGATGATCAGGAGAACACCACTTGTCCAAAATGCGGAATGAGATATCCCGAAGAAGGCAGGCAAATCTGTCCGAAATGTATGAAGAGGCATGCCATCTTCTCCAGGCTGCTAAGATTTGCTGGACAGTATAAACTTCTGATGTTTTTCATTGTTTTATTTATGCTCCTCAATTCCGCTACAGGTCTTGCCATCCCTTATTTGCAAGGTACAGTACTGTTCGATCAGGCACTTGGGAATACCGGAAACTTCGCTGGACGAATTGGGCTTGTGATCCTGCTCATTTTCGCTTTTCGAACGATTTCACTATTGTTCGGGGTCCTATTTAGCATGATGAATGCCAGATTGGCGGCGAATGTCGTATTCGATTTGAAAGCAAGCGTATTCGCTGCGATGCAGCGGTTATCGCTTAGTTTTTTTCAGAAAAAACAAACCGGCCAGCTCATGACAAGGGTTAGCAATGATGCGCAAGAATTGCAGTATTTCTTCGTGGATGGCATTTCTTATTTTATCGTCAATGCGATGAATATCGTCGGTATTACAACCATTATGTTGATTATGGACTGGAAACTCACATTGATCTGCTTCATCCCGATTCCATTTGTCCTGCTGCTGATACGATGGGTATTCCCTAAGCTGTGGCGATTGTCTTGGCGGAGACATAGACGAGTGAGCATGCTCAACGCGATGATCAGTGATACGATACAGGGCACGCGCGTTGTGAAAGCATTCGGAAAAGAAAATCAAGAGATTCATCGTTTCCAGAGAGCGAATACATCCTATTCTGACTCCGAACAGTCTTTTAACCTGATGAGCAGCACCATCTTCCCGATATTAACGATTGTTACTCAATTCGGGGGTGTGTTGATCTGGGCATTCGGCGGCTGGAAGGTTATGCAAGGAAGTATATCGTTCGGTGAAATCATGACGTTTGTCAGTTATATCTACATGCTGTATGGTCCACTGCAATTTATGAATAACATTGTTAATTGGTGGTCCAGTTGCATGAGTGCGGCACAGCGTATTTTTGAAATTCAAGACTCCGTCTCCGATGTTGTAGAAAAAGAGGATGCGGTTCATAGAGAGCAGATGAATGGAGATATTCGCCTGTCTCATGTTACTTTCGGTTATGAACCGAATAAGCCGATCCTGAAAGAAGTATCCCTGCATGCAAAACCGGGCCAGATGATCGGGGTAGTCGGACATTCGGGTGCGGGTAAATCGACACTCGTGAATCTGATCTCCCGCCTCTATGATGTTACTGATGGCGAAATTGCGATAGACGGGATCAACGTGAAGGATCTCAAGCTCGATTCGATGCGTAAGAACATCGGAATTGTATCGCAGGAAGTATATGTGTTCATGGGGACAATCTCCGAGAATATTGCTTATGCAGACCCTGAATGCTCGATGGATGACATCATTAATGCTGCCCGAATTGCGAATGCACATGATTTCATTGAGAAGCTGCCGGATGGTTATGACACGATCGTAGGGACAGGAGGTCATAATCTATCCGGTGGAGAAAGGCAAAGAATATCCATAGCACGGGCGGTTCTGCATAACCCTAAAATTCTGATCCTGGATGAAGCAACAGCATCGCTCGATACGGAGACGGAACTTCAAATTCAAGAAGCGCTAGAAACGTTAATCCAAGGCAGAACGACGATTGCAATTGCACATCGCTTGTCTACATTAAGGAATGCTGATTATTTACTCGTGATGGATGCGGGCAAAGTGGTTGAGGAAGGAACGCATGATCAGTTAATGACGAAGCAAGGCATATACCATGGCTTAATACAGAAGCATGATGAAGCGCTGAGCATAAGAAGGGTGGGGTAA
- a CDS encoding DUF1854 domain-containing protein → MQITKPIQSDLSVAASMNYLTADNTTFTKTEGQLLMIKVNDEEHKGVYLHCSFPHTNNRIYISIRTGDNKEIGIIKSLDDDFPKDVVGLLEEQIQMRYFAPEITRLTGIKEEFGYSYWDAETNSGSCQFTVRNGGGNVKLVTERKLLIIDVYGNRFVIEDIKQLSEKEYRLVEMYI, encoded by the coding sequence ATGCAAATCACGAAACCTATTCAATCCGATTTGTCAGTCGCAGCAAGCATGAATTATTTAACGGCTGATAACACGACGTTTACAAAAACAGAAGGTCAACTACTGATGATTAAAGTGAATGATGAAGAACATAAAGGGGTATATCTGCACTGCTCCTTTCCCCATACGAACAACCGGATATATATATCGATTCGAACAGGCGATAATAAGGAGATCGGCATCATTAAATCACTGGATGATGATTTTCCGAAGGATGTTGTAGGCCTGCTAGAGGAGCAGATACAAATGAGATACTTTGCTCCTGAGATCACGAGATTGACCGGAATTAAAGAAGAGTTCGGGTACTCCTACTGGGATGCAGAAACCAATTCCGGGAGTTGTCAGTTTACGGTACGAAACGGTGGAGGGAATGTGAAGCTGGTAACCGAGCGCAAGCTGCTAATTATCGATGTGTATGGGAACCGATTCGTCATCGAGGATATCAAGCAGCTAAGCGAAAAGGAATACCGATTGGTGGAAATGTATATTTAG
- a CDS encoding ABC transporter ATP-binding protein: MNLQFTLSEQNLLAVQQALGENITYSVPADLSFEGRRTDGYFVIGETKWAHVVHGTVTEVCSIHEAHDYKMVPLIGNVIIEATHLHTQRIIVRCSMQHAARLSYIAQILNYMASDSKIRIYNNESESVCSQCGGYLVKGTRLCPKCMNKGAAFKKLWDVSKSHWKILITALAVLLMMSAVTLTGPYFQKILVNAALQPPEGINPSMRIFLIAIAGIAFGLVAGELLGILRGRIMARVSSRIAADLRMLVFEKVQSLSLGFLTSQRAGDIMNRINSDTDRIRNLIQEVFSMAIYQVIMLASVSFLLFYTDWTLALIIILPAPLVVYIQYFVWKAVLRKLFRKQWRVNDKANSFLHDVLSGIRVVKAFGKEEREIKRFRAYHREYALATIRSEKVYSYLSPISQYLIQIGQYFVLLVGCNMILGGELSLGELVQFTGYAAMIYGPLGWLMNMPRWIANALISVERVFSVIDEQPEIFDKEKSMKHKIEGTISFKNVTFGYQSYEPVLKSVDADIKKGEMIGLVGHSGSGKSTFINLISRFYDVNEGTISIDGVDIRDIKQEDLRSQIGVVLQETFLFSGTIMNNIKYSKPEATMEEVIQAAKIANAHHFISQFPDGYDTKLEENGNNISGGERQRLAIARAVLNNPRILILDEATASLDIETESEIQEALQRVTKNRTTIAIAHRLPTLKNADRLFVLDKGVIAEVGTHEELIQKQGIYYKLVTAQRNMSKTHTKRVPEPTLQP; encoded by the coding sequence ATGAACCTTCAATTTACGCTCTCTGAGCAAAATCTTCTAGCAGTTCAGCAAGCCCTGGGAGAGAATATTACATACTCCGTGCCTGCAGATTTATCGTTTGAAGGGCGAAGGACGGATGGTTATTTTGTCATTGGAGAAACCAAGTGGGCCCACGTTGTCCACGGAACCGTGACGGAAGTCTGCAGTATTCATGAGGCACATGATTATAAGATGGTTCCTTTAATCGGAAATGTGATCATTGAGGCAACACATCTGCATACCCAGAGGATTATCGTCCGCTGTTCGATGCAGCATGCAGCAAGGCTCTCTTATATCGCACAAATTTTGAATTATATGGCTTCGGATAGCAAGATCCGAATCTACAACAACGAGAGCGAAAGCGTATGTTCACAGTGTGGCGGTTATCTCGTGAAAGGTACCCGGTTGTGTCCGAAATGTATGAACAAGGGAGCAGCCTTCAAGAAGCTATGGGATGTATCGAAGTCACATTGGAAAATATTAATTACGGCGCTCGCCGTTCTTCTCATGATGTCGGCAGTTACGTTAACCGGTCCGTATTTCCAGAAAATACTCGTGAATGCGGCTTTGCAGCCGCCAGAGGGTATAAACCCAAGTATGCGGATATTTCTAATTGCGATCGCTGGAATCGCATTTGGATTAGTGGCAGGAGAACTGTTAGGGATATTAAGGGGTAGAATTATGGCCCGTGTCAGCTCAAGAATTGCGGCGGATCTGCGTATGCTTGTTTTTGAAAAGGTTCAAAGCTTGTCGCTTGGATTCCTAACCTCGCAGCGTGCCGGAGACATCATGAACCGAATCAATTCCGATACAGACCGCATTCGGAATTTGATTCAAGAAGTGTTTTCGATGGCTATCTATCAAGTCATTATGCTGGCCTCTGTAAGCTTCCTGCTATTTTATACGGACTGGACGCTTGCACTTATTATTATTTTGCCGGCGCCGCTCGTTGTTTACATTCAATATTTTGTCTGGAAAGCCGTGCTTCGAAAGCTCTTTCGCAAGCAGTGGCGGGTCAATGATAAAGCCAACTCATTTTTGCATGATGTGCTGAGCGGAATTCGTGTGGTTAAGGCATTCGGCAAAGAGGAGCGGGAGATCAAGCGGTTTAGAGCATATCATCGTGAATATGCGTTAGCTACGATCCGAAGTGAAAAGGTATACAGTTATCTATCGCCGATTTCTCAGTATTTGATCCAGATTGGTCAATATTTTGTATTGCTTGTTGGCTGTAACATGATTCTGGGCGGGGAGCTGTCCCTTGGTGAATTGGTCCAGTTTACTGGTTATGCAGCTATGATCTATGGTCCACTCGGGTGGTTAATGAATATGCCGAGATGGATCGCTAACGCCCTGATTTCGGTAGAGCGTGTATTCTCGGTCATTGATGAACAGCCGGAGATCTTCGACAAAGAGAAATCCATGAAGCACAAGATTGAGGGAACGATAAGTTTTAAGAATGTTACCTTTGGATACCAGTCGTATGAACCTGTACTCAAATCCGTCGATGCGGATATTAAGAAGGGCGAAATGATAGGGCTCGTGGGTCACTCAGGATCAGGGAAATCGACGTTTATCAATCTGATCTCCCGGTTCTATGACGTCAATGAAGGAACGATAAGTATTGACGGCGTGGATATTAGAGATATCAAGCAGGAGGATTTACGATCTCAAATCGGGGTTGTCCTTCAGGAGACATTTTTGTTCAGCGGAACGATCATGAATAATATCAAATATTCCAAGCCAGAGGCAACGATGGAGGAAGTCATACAGGCTGCGAAGATCGCGAACGCTCATCATTTTATTAGCCAGTTCCCAGACGGTTATGATACTAAGCTGGAGGAGAACGGAAACAATATCTCGGGTGGTGAAAGACAGCGTCTTGCCATTGCTAGAGCGGTATTGAACAATCCTAGAATTCTAATCTTGGATGAGGCAACAGCTTCGCTAGATATCGAGACAGAATCCGAGATCCAAGAAGCGCTGCAGCGTGTCACCAAGAACCGAACAACCATTGCCATTGCACATCGGCTTCCTACATTGAAGAACGCGGATCGACTGTTTGTACTGGATAAAGGAGTTATTGCAGAGGTCGGGACTCATGAAGAATTGATCCAGAAGCAAGGGATTTATTATAAGCTGGTTACTGCGCAGCGTAACATGTCTAAGACCCACACCAAACGGGTACCGGAGCCAACTTTACAGCCTTGA
- a CDS encoding ABC transporter substrate-binding protein translates to MMKTFRKMRFILLISTFLVSILLSACGSSNSDEVKSDENRTEEVSDSGEQVTIKFMTPWGAEEVKSRLSDALEAKYPNIKIEHIGAFASAEKIQEANAANNSPDIMLVTDPFVTLNELEMTYPLDSLIAESNLDLTKFRDGAIDAIRLRDPEQQGRLLGLPFEDVIVNLFYNKDIFDKMGIEYPSETPTWDEVLDKAAKLAGKHGDSKYVGLATRGLSQAMLQLSVPGTNPETGEIMFEKDPAFAKYFNLIQRVVSIPDNVPSESEKDIFGFDKGNVAMILSFVNSANLYAHVEGLNFGMSAYPSWSELPGVLPNNVPLTLAINPNSEHIKEAFQVLEFAVSDENQKNLSIGGAPPVLKNAEIRQYMAGEDNVGVYNIDAAYKGKVAKSVYSPFGPDIFYYEANIIDDKTAEFIKLNGKEDVNTFLRKMVEEYDALLKEKESKK, encoded by the coding sequence ATGATGAAAACGTTTAGAAAGATGCGGTTTATATTACTTATTTCTACGTTCCTTGTTTCAATTTTACTCTCGGCATGCGGAAGTTCAAACAGTGATGAAGTCAAATCAGATGAGAATAGGACAGAAGAAGTATCCGATTCAGGCGAGCAAGTAACGATTAAATTTATGACACCTTGGGGTGCGGAAGAAGTCAAAAGTCGGCTTTCGGATGCACTAGAAGCGAAATACCCGAATATTAAAATTGAACATATTGGTGCATTTGCATCAGCTGAGAAAATTCAGGAAGCCAATGCTGCTAATAATTCACCAGATATTATGCTCGTAACAGACCCGTTCGTGACATTAAACGAGTTGGAAATGACTTATCCGCTTGATAGTCTGATTGCTGAAAGTAATCTGGATTTGACTAAATTCCGGGATGGTGCGATTGATGCCATTCGATTACGTGATCCGGAACAGCAGGGCCGATTGCTTGGCTTACCATTTGAAGATGTTATCGTGAATCTATTCTATAACAAAGATATTTTCGATAAAATGGGCATTGAATATCCAAGTGAAACACCAACATGGGATGAGGTTCTCGATAAGGCAGCGAAACTTGCAGGGAAGCATGGAGACAGCAAATACGTTGGCTTAGCCACACGTGGGCTATCCCAAGCAATGCTTCAATTATCCGTTCCGGGTACAAATCCGGAAACAGGAGAGATCATGTTCGAGAAAGATCCTGCTTTCGCCAAATATTTTAATTTAATCCAGCGCGTCGTTAGTATCCCGGACAATGTTCCCTCTGAATCGGAGAAAGATATTTTTGGTTTTGATAAAGGGAATGTCGCCATGATCCTGTCCTTTGTAAACAGTGCTAATTTATATGCTCATGTTGAAGGTTTGAATTTCGGTATGTCAGCGTATCCAAGCTGGAGCGAGCTTCCGGGTGTATTGCCAAACAACGTACCGCTTACACTGGCTATTAATCCGAACAGTGAACACATTAAAGAAGCATTTCAAGTGTTAGAATTCGCAGTTTCTGATGAGAACCAGAAGAATTTATCTATTGGCGGAGCTCCCCCGGTGCTTAAGAACGCTGAGATACGGCAATACATGGCGGGCGAAGATAATGTAGGCGTGTATAACATTGATGCAGCCTATAAAGGAAAAGTGGCTAAATCGGTCTATTCACCTTTCGGTCCTGACATTTTCTATTACGAAGCCAACATTATTGATGATAAGACCGCAGAGTTTATTAAATTGAACGGCAAGGAAGACGTAAACACATTTTTACGTAAAATGGTAGAAGAATATGATGCGCTATTGAAAGAGAAAGAGAGTAAGAAATAA
- a CDS encoding response regulator transcription factor gives MNILIVEDDESICNILQSYLVNEGWTVYTSEDGNDALQKIHNFKIDLLILDLMIHGIPGEEVCRKVRGTSSMPIIMITSKAREIDTINGLNLGADDYITKPFRVKEVIARIRALERRMNMLSINSRTMMRFNKGRLQINFESKEVYVNGKLVNLTVTEFKVLSVLLKKPNKLYSRQDLSYEVQGYRDIGDGRTTDTHIKNIRKKIEEDHKNPVYIVTKIGAGYKFTFHPDEDY, from the coding sequence ATGAACATTCTAATCGTTGAGGATGATGAATCAATTTGCAATATACTACAGTCATATCTGGTGAATGAAGGTTGGACGGTATATACCTCGGAAGATGGTAATGATGCCCTGCAAAAAATTCATAACTTTAAAATTGATTTATTAATTCTGGATTTGATGATTCATGGCATACCAGGGGAAGAAGTTTGTCGGAAAGTAAGAGGGACTTCCAGCATGCCGATCATAATGATCACATCCAAAGCTCGTGAAATCGATACGATTAATGGTCTTAATTTAGGTGCGGATGACTACATTACGAAGCCTTTCCGTGTGAAAGAGGTCATCGCTCGAATTCGAGCTCTGGAGCGAAGAATGAATATGCTCTCTATAAATAGCCGAACTATGATGCGATTTAACAAAGGAAGACTTCAAATAAACTTTGAATCGAAAGAAGTATATGTAAACGGTAAACTCGTGAATTTAACGGTTACAGAGTTTAAGGTGCTAAGTGTTTTGCTCAAAAAACCAAATAAGTTATATAGCAGGCAAGATTTATCTTATGAAGTTCAAGGTTATCGAGATATCGGGGATGGGAGAACGACAGATACACATATCAAAAATATCCGCAAAAAAATTGAAGAAGATCATAAAAATCCGGTTTACATTGTAACTAAAATTGGTGCGGGATATAAATTTACATTCCATCCGGATGAAGATTACTAA
- a CDS encoding cell wall metabolism sensor histidine kinase WalK: protein MRLWNRLRQTHYILFITLIFTSLIFLLSSYFLFRISLDRSIEEYKIRFVEDQTQKIAFTLRTHLEPGKLSVEKMDWLKQAVNVYSMNVRYYAPDHEEVLYDSGLENQQYGRPFKASSPIYVHGQLIGILDATVDLDNDFNLPSISFFSFALFGGSGGLALILLILIVAIYYLLAMRLSKPLRLSSLQAKRIAGGHRDILISETGTLELNQLITSMNKLVVDLNNQEHWREQSMQDLTHELRTPLTSMLSRMEALIDGIYPANEENLNRIYAEIDRLCRLVDDVEKLSEAEGAKFQLDTEIIDIRNLVKDVYENLIFLAKAKDIVFTLHTIYTPCHVDVDTDRFVQIMTNIISNAIKYTAIGGSIDVGVTIDHKEMVTIYCRDNGIGISEHDLPLIFNRFYRADKARTRDTGGIGVGLSIAKALIEALGGTIQAESKIGEGSIFRIDIPLVRSPKNELLVNSYLPYKL from the coding sequence ATGAGACTGTGGAACAGATTACGCCAGACACATTACATTCTCTTTATCACCCTTATTTTTACGTCTTTGATTTTTTTGTTATCGTCCTATTTCTTATTCCGTATTTCATTAGATCGTTCAATAGAGGAATATAAGATAAGGTTTGTAGAGGATCAAACGCAGAAAATTGCCTTTACTTTGCGAACTCATCTAGAACCGGGCAAGCTTTCGGTCGAGAAGATGGACTGGCTTAAACAGGCAGTTAATGTATATTCAATGAATGTACGATATTACGCTCCGGACCATGAAGAAGTGCTGTATGACTCAGGGCTGGAAAATCAGCAGTATGGTCGGCCCTTTAAGGCGAGTAGTCCGATCTATGTCCATGGCCAGTTAATCGGAATTCTGGATGCTACGGTTGATTTGGATAATGATTTCAATCTTCCTTCCATATCGTTTTTCTCGTTTGCTTTATTTGGAGGTAGCGGTGGTCTTGCTCTCATTTTACTAATTCTTATAGTAGCTATCTATTATCTTCTTGCCATGCGATTGTCGAAGCCTCTCCGTTTAAGCAGCCTACAGGCGAAACGAATTGCTGGGGGGCATAGAGACATTTTAATTTCGGAAACGGGAACGTTGGAGCTGAATCAGCTCATTACTTCTATGAATAAGCTTGTCGTAGATTTGAATAACCAAGAACACTGGCGGGAACAATCGATGCAAGATTTAACGCATGAACTTCGTACTCCGCTAACTTCCATGTTATCCAGAATGGAGGCGCTTATTGACGGTATTTATCCAGCGAATGAAGAGAATTTAAATCGTATTTATGCCGAGATTGATCGGCTATGCCGCCTTGTGGATGATGTAGAAAAATTGTCGGAAGCAGAGGGAGCTAAATTCCAGCTTGATACCGAAATCATTGATATACGTAATCTGGTGAAGGATGTTTACGAAAATTTAATCTTCTTAGCGAAAGCCAAAGATATCGTTTTTACTCTGCATACCATCTATACCCCTTGTCACGTGGATGTAGATACTGACCGTTTCGTCCAAATTATGACGAATATTATTTCCAATGCGATCAAGTACACGGCAATTGGTGGGAGCATCGATGTGGGTGTCACGATCGATCACAAAGAAATGGTTACGATTTATTGTAGAGATAACGGAATAGGGATATCTGAGCATGATTTGCCCCTCATTTTCAACCGGTTTTATCGGGCAGATAAAGCTCGCACTAGAGATACGGGTGGAATTGGAGTTGGATTAAGCATTGCTAAAGCACTGATTGAAGCTCTTGGGGGAACTATACAGGCGGAAAGTAAAATAGGTGAGGGTTCGATATTTCGCATTGATATTCCGTTAGTCCGATCGCCCAAAAACGAATTGCTGGTGAACTCATATTTGCCATATAAGTTATAA
- a CDS encoding alpha-L-fucosidase: MITNSMIKPTLRQLEYQGWEFGLFLHFGLRTFYEGYVDFDKRPMSPSEFNPVQLDCEQWIRTAKEAGMEYAVLTAKHHDGFSNWPSKYSSFSVAQSSWKDGKGDVVKEFVEACHKYGVKPGLYYSPFDGSADFYNQDAKAYDDYFVNQITELLGDYGDIDILWFDGCGSEDHEYDWSRIIREIRRMQPNILIFNMGDPNFRWVGNEDGIAPIPCWNVTDATEFSILTEQKEALGEHIWLPAECDVQMRANWFYSDSDEHTVKSLNQLMGLYYYSIGRGANLLLNIGPDREGLLPAKDTAQLQAMGEEIRRRFGNPIASIEQCSPNKSGWSYEAAKPHLIDHILIQEDLTSGEHVRSFRINVMTEKTQRSITVYEGRNIGHKSIIRIPAIKVRGVQLEITDCEGVPSIRQLALYHVGEAYDSE, from the coding sequence ATGATAACAAATTCGATGATCAAACCGACTCTTAGGCAGTTAGAGTACCAGGGATGGGAATTTGGTCTGTTTCTGCATTTTGGCCTGCGTACATTTTATGAGGGGTATGTTGATTTTGATAAGCGTCCGATGTCACCTTCGGAATTCAATCCGGTTCAGTTAGATTGTGAGCAGTGGATTCGAACAGCGAAAGAAGCAGGAATGGAATATGCGGTGTTAACAGCCAAACATCATGATGGTTTCTCGAATTGGCCTTCGAAATATAGTTCGTTCTCTGTTGCACAATCTTCATGGAAAGATGGAAAAGGGGATGTTGTTAAGGAGTTCGTTGAGGCATGTCATAAGTATGGTGTGAAACCTGGATTATATTATTCTCCATTTGACGGATCGGCAGATTTCTATAATCAGGATGCCAAGGCTTATGATGATTATTTCGTAAATCAGATTACGGAGCTGCTTGGAGACTATGGGGACATTGATATATTGTGGTTTGACGGTTGCGGTTCTGAGGATCATGAATACGATTGGTCAAGAATTATTAGGGAAATTCGCCGAATGCAGCCGAATATATTGATTTTCAATATGGGCGATCCTAATTTCCGGTGGGTAGGTAATGAAGACGGGATTGCGCCGATTCCATGCTGGAATGTGACAGATGCAACGGAATTCTCGATTTTAACAGAGCAGAAAGAAGCTTTGGGTGAACATATATGGTTACCAGCGGAATGCGATGTACAGATGCGGGCGAACTGGTTCTACAGTGACAGTGATGAGCACACGGTCAAGAGTCTGAATCAACTGATGGGTTTGTATTATTACTCGATAGGCCGAGGGGCTAATTTGCTCTTGAATATCGGTCCCGATCGAGAGGGTCTTCTGCCTGCAAAAGACACAGCGCAGTTACAGGCAATGGGCGAAGAGATTCGCAGAAGATTTGGGAATCCTATTGCTTCAATTGAACAATGTTCACCGAATAAATCCGGATGGTCGTATGAAGCCGCGAAGCCGCATTTAATCGACCATATATTAATTCAAGAGGATTTAACGAGCGGAGAGCATGTTCGGAGTTTCCGGATAAATGTCATGACTGAAAAAACCCAACGGTCCATCACGGTGTATGAAGGCAGAAACATTGGACATAAATCCATTATTCGCATTCCTGCCATTAAAGTTCGAGGCGTTCAGTTAGAAATAACAGATTGTGAGGGTGTGCCTTCAATCCGTCAGCTTGCGCTCTATCATGTGGGGGAGGCCTATGATTCCGAATAG